The genomic stretch TCTTCTGAAAAACTCGAGAATTATATTGACAAACATATTTTGTCAAACAATGCGCAAGTTGCTTTTGGCGGTTATATAGAAACGAGAAACATTTACCAACGCAGTAATTATTTCAATAATAATCCAAAAACTGAACGGAATATTCACTTAGGAATCGATTTGTGGATTGCTGCAGAAACACCAATTTATTCACCTTTAGATGCCGAAGTTCATAGCTTTCAAAACAACACCAATTTTGGCGATTATGGACCAACACTAATTCTAAAACATGCTATTGAAACTATTGAGTTTTATACCTTATATGGACATTTAAGCGTAGCTTCAATCAAAAATATTAAAGTAGGACAACAATTCAAGCAAGGAGAAGAAATTGCAAAATTGGGCAATGCAAGTGTAAACGGAGATTATCCGCCACATTTACATTTTCAAATCATAAAAGATATCCAAAATTACAAAGGCGATTATCCAGGAGTTGCTTCTAAAAAAGATTTAGATTTTTACAAAGAAAATTGTCCTGATCCTAATTTATTGTTGCGATTGGAATGATTTTAAACTTCTTCAATCGTATTTCCGTCAGCATCTAATTCCAAAAACGGATTATGAGCTATTTCCCATAAATTTTCATCAGGATCGGCAATGTAACCGCTATAACCGCCCCAAAAAACATGTTCGGGTTGTTTCACGATTTTCACACCTTTATTGGCTAAATCTGTAATGATAGTATCAACTTCTTCTTTCGTTCGTGTGTTGTATGCCAATGTAAATGCTTTGAATCCAGAACCTGCGGAATTAACAGTAGCATCTTCAGCCAATTTATCTTTTGGATATAAAGAAAGCAACAATCCATTTAACTGAAAAAAAGAAATATTTTTAGTGCTTGATTTCATCTTTTTCCAACCAAATTTTTCTACATAAAAAGCAGTAGAAATTTCTAAGTTGTCAACTCCTAAAGTGATAATTGTAGCGCGTTGTTGCATACCTTATTTGTAGTATATTTTAAATTTGTCGTACGTTTTTTGCCCTGGAATATGAACACTCATAAAGTAAAAACCATCTTCTTTTGACAAAACTTGGTACACGTATATATCTCCTTTTACACTAAAATTCGATCTCGATTCATTGTTACTTTCTATAAAAGTTAATTCAAATTCAGTATCATTAATCCAGTTGTACGTTAATTTTGAGAACGTTTTATCAGAAAAAGAATCTGTCCAAAATCCATCTTGCATAACTACATTCGTTGTGTCTCCTGCAACTTCTAAATAATAAAAATCTTTTTGATTTTTGAATTGTTTGAGTTGTTTTCGAGAAATTTCAGATGTAGGTTTTTCAGTGATTCGAACAATAGCTTCTTTCGGCGGTTCTAATCTGTCTAATAATTCGCTAAATTCTAAGCAATTTCTTTGAAGTCTGTAGAAAAGCTGTTTTCCAATTTTCTGGACTTTTGATTGGTCAATTTTTCTTAAATAAGGATTGAATTGTTCGTTGTATAATGAACTTATTTTTAGTGTATCATTTTTAATATCTGATTGTTTCAGATAGTCACAGAAAACATTAGATACAGAATCAATTTGTGCAATAGTTTGTGAAAATGCAAGATTGGAAATTCCAACAAAAAATATAAATAGTATGTTTCTCATTTTGTAAAAATAAGCTAAAGATTAGAGCTATACAATTGAGTTTGCCTTTTGGAGTCAAAACCCATCAGCAAACCAATCTTTTGCTACACTTCTTAAATCTTCTGTGGGATATTCATAGTGTGCAATCAAAGTTTCTTCATTGATACTTTTTTGAGTAGGATAAATTAATAGGTGTAAAATTTCATTGATTTTTCTTTCTTTTCTAATTCGAAATTTTTAATGTATCTCCTGCCTTTATATTTCCATCACCGTCTATTTTATCTGGATTCATCTCAATTAATTTATCCGCACTAATATTATATTTTTTAGATATACTATATAATGTTTCTTTCTCTTTAACAAAATGTATTTTCTTTTTTAGTGTATTTTTTATTTTATGAAGCATTTTTTTTTGAGTTTTAGTAAGCCATGTCAACTTTAAAAGTTGGTCAGCCTCAGTCACAATATTATCCTGATTCATCGAACCAGCATTTTTTTTGAAATTTATTATTTGTAGACTGTTCATCTCTCTTATTCTTTCTAATAAACCTTTGTTTTGAGGATCACTTAGACCTTTTATATCATATAATTTATTTAGTTCTTTTATTATAATTTTATGTTCATCTCTTATGTAGACTTTGTTAGTTAAATAATTACTTGCAGTTGATACTAAATTATTAATACCTTCTTTATGTTTTTCAGAATTATTTACAATAATTTCAATATTTATACCTGAATTTTTTAAACTATCAATTGCTATGCTATCTTTTTTTGATTTTTCCAAAAGATCAGATATAAGATCTTTTTTTTCTGATAATTTTTTACCCTGATTATTTACAATCGATAATAAACTATCTCTTTTCTTTTGATAATCTTTAGTAAGTTTCTCATTTATTTCTTCCCTATTCTCTATTTTGTAATCAATAGTAATAGTGAAAATTAGAGTCCCAATAATAGCAAACAATATAGTTTTAATGTATGGTTGAGCTATCTGCATGAAAGTTTTCTCCAGTTTTTCCATATTAAATAATTTTTTTAATTTTTTTCCTTAATATTAGACGCTTTTACCAACTCAATCAAAAAACCAGACGTGATTGTTAAATACAGAGGCAGAAGCACACGCCATCTTTCAAAATCTTCTTTATATCTTTCATCTGCATATTTGTAAATAGCACAAATAATGATAAATACAAAGATTGCACGTGTAAATTTGTTGTCAAGTGTTTTCTTTATGGTATTCCTTAAACTTTTTTTATTCTGATTAGTTTTATTTTCTGAAATTGGAGATGCTTGTGAATTTCGGTATATTATAACTTCTTCTTCCCCATCATTTATTTTATTAAACTCCTCAAGTTTACTTGATATAATGCTCATTAAAGTATTCTCAAATTTTTCATTCAAATTATTTAAATACTTAGACGAATCAAATTTATTGTTTTTCCAAGTATTCAATAATTCTTTGACTTTATCTATTTCTAGTGGTGTTTTTTCTTTGATGAAAGCCTTAGAAACCTCAATCTTTTCTTTTTGCTCATATTCCATAATTTGAGCGTCATATTCCTTTATTTTTTTGTCATATAAATCAATTTTTTCATCTATTCTGGTTTTTGAGATTTTATGTTTAGTTTTTTCTATTTCATCAATTAAAAGATAGTCGTAAG from Kordia antarctica encodes the following:
- a CDS encoding peptidoglycan DD-metalloendopeptidase family protein — its product is MSSETFTQLLDRLGNQSLYVLDSRIPKSAYVKLDLSVTNEALKTIDVSSSEKLENYIDKHILSNNAQVAFGGYIETRNIYQRSNYFNNNPKTERNIHLGIDLWIAAETPIYSPLDAEVHSFQNNTNFGDYGPTLILKHAIETIEFYTLYGHLSVASIKNIKVGQQFKQGEEIAKLGNASVNGDYPPHLHFQIIKDIQNYKGDYPGVASKKDLDFYKENCPDPNLLLRLE
- a CDS encoding VOC family protein is translated as MQQRATIITLGVDNLEISTAFYVEKFGWKKMKSSTKNISFFQLNGLLLSLYPKDKLAEDATVNSAGSGFKAFTLAYNTRTKEEVDTIITDLANKGVKIVKQPEHVFWGGYSGYIADPDENLWEIAHNPFLELDADGNTIEEV
- a CDS encoding LysM peptidoglycan-binding domain-containing protein; its protein translation is MEKLEKTFMQIAQPYIKTILFAIIGTLIFTITIDYKIENREEINEKLTKDYQKKRDSLLSIVNNQGKKLSEKKDLISDLLEKSKKDSIAIDSLKNSGINIEIIVNNSEKHKEGINNLVSTASNYLTNKVYIRDEHKIIIKELNKLYDIKGLSDPQNKGLLERIREMNSLQIINFKKNAGSMNQDNIVTEADQLLKLTWLTKTQKKMLHKIKNTLKKKIHFVKEKETLYSISKKYNISADKLIEMNPDKIDGDGNIKAGDTLKISN